CCCTCACAGCAGCTTACCGCACATCAGGTCTTTATTTCTGGTTGGGGCCTTCCTATTGGCGAACTCTTTGACCTCGCAGAGCTGGCGAGAAAATGTGAGGAGATCAGGAGATGGACGTTCTTGTTTACGAGTATGCCGTTGAATGTTATTGGAGGGGTTGCAAGTCCACCAAACGCGCAGGCTATTCTTTAAGGGAACCTTTGtcggagaggaaggacgagggtgggaggaaggcaagggcgAAGACAAAGGGTGAGATAATGAAGTGAGTTCCTGTGTAATTGGGAGATAAGTCAGCTCGTAGAGAGACAAATATTCAGGAGACGTAGGCCGTGAAGCAGATAGAATCGTTATGCATTATACACCACAACATTTATCCTATGATTTTTGCCTTTGTGTCCATAGGTTCGAATTCGTTGCAGCTTTCGGATAAGCCATAATATACACGCATGGAGTCAATAATGGCGGAGATATTGGATATACACACTACCAAGATGGCATTCTGAAGATGGTCAATTTGTCCCTACAAATGCAGGAAGTTGTAACTTTCTATACATATAAATGAACATGACAGAGTTGCAGCCCAATGCTTCATGACATGTCAACTGAGAAACCTCGAATTCTGGCTTTGAGGCATTGACTGTAATGCCACTCGACGGAGCACTGGATCCGGCAGGTCACGGGATGCTGCCCGAAACCAATCGGGTGGAACTGCTTTCCCATGGTATTCGGACGCTCCTAGAAAAGCCCATGGAGAAGCAGTGAACATAGAAGACGCCGTCCCATATGTCCCGCATCAGCTTATATTGATCATAGATATGAGATGTGCCCAGAATACCGCAAGATGGGTCTTCTGTGGCCCACTCGTCTTACTAATTACTGACCTTCTGGTAAAAAGACAACACTAGGCGATCAAATGCGTGATGCAAATCATCACGAAGCAAGAGACCAACAGAGGGACTAAACGTGGGTAAGCCCCCTCCATCGCCGTAAAAACGTTCGTATAACTACCGGCAGCAGTTAGCGATGGCCGTACAAAAGGTTTTGTTAGCAAAGGTGAATCGTAGATAGGGCGAATTACAAGGAGACATACATCTGGCCGACTGGCCGGAACGATATGAGAAGGGGTGCACGATTCCCAATGTGCGCCAGAGATCACACACATGTCATCTCGAGCTAGAAGGGAATAACCGACTCCCCAATCGGATTCGTCTCATGAATATCACCTCCGATGCGGAAACTGTGATAAGACAGATTGCATTGTATTATGTAATGTTAGCTTCCTAACGGAAGTAAATAAGACGCTCCCGGCTCATGGAGCCGAAGTACTACAATCACCGATGCGGGACAGGGTGATGGGTATCTTGAGCGTGCGAACCAAGATATATATCTTCTCATTTAAATTATTTAACTATATCACTTCCCGTGCAACATATTATTTTCATACATCTATCCGAGTTTTACACACAGACGCACAATGGCGCCATTCACTCTCAATTGGGGTATCATTTCCACCGGCGGCATCTCCACTACATTTGCTCATGACCTTCTCGTCGATCCGGCCTCCCGCAACACCAAGGACGTCAAGCACAGGATTGTTGCTGTCGGCTCCCGCTCCACCCAGTCTGCTCAAGCGTTCATTAACAAACTCAAGGAAAGCCCTGAAGAGAAGCCATGGGCTTGGGGAGTGAAGAATGGTGTTCTCGACGGTGTCAAGGCCAGGGGCACTTACGAAGAGGTGTATAACGATCCTGTACGTAACCTGGGCGCACCTGAAGTGTTACGATAAGGTATATTGACGTACTTGCTCTCACAAGTAGGATGTCACAGCCGTCTACGTGGGTACCCCGCATGTTCTTCACCACCGTAATGCAAAAGACGCTCTGTTGGCTGGTAAACATGTCCTTCTCGAAAAGCCTGCTTGCCTCGAAGTTGAAGAGTTGGACGAGTTAATCAAGATcgcaaaggagaagaagctttTCTTTATGGAGTGAGTAAACGtgtctccttctctctttgttctccctcatcttttcctccatAAGCATGGGTTCTGATGAGCAACAACGCAGAGCTGTGTGGACCCGATTCCAGCCCATCGCCTATGCCATCGAAGAAGTGGTCAAGTCCGGCATTCTCGGTAAACCCAAGCGGTTTTCTGCGGATTTCTCCATGGACTGGGACTTGGACGGTACGCTCCCTTGTCCCCGTCTAACAACCCATGATCATCACTGATTTGACACCGATTCAGCCTCACCCGACTCTAGCCGAATGGTTGACCCTGCTCTTGGCGGTGGTTCACTCCTTGACATGTCCGCCTACCCCTCTGTCTGGGCTATGCTCCTCGTCCACCGCCACCCTCTCAACACCGATAAAGATCCCAAGGTGCTCTTCACCCATCAAACTATTTATCCTCGCTCTGGAGTGGACATCAACTCGAGGTGGTTGGTGGAGTGGAAGGGGCTTTGTCAAGGAATGCTGATGACCGATTTGGATAATACGGGACAGAAGGATTCTACCGCGGTCTTGCAatgtgaggaaggggattTGGTTGTTGCCTGTGCGTTCACTTTCTCAGCCCCTcatttctctcccttccctaTCGCTAACTTatccttccctctccctctttcttcctatGTAGACCCTCCTTACCAACCCGAGACATTCTACATCCACCCCCGTCCCTCTCGCTTCCCTGGCCCCAAAGGAACCATCaccacttccaccactcACCATCACCCTCTCCACGATGGGAACAATGGGATGTCATACGAAGCAGATGAGGTTGCGAGGTGTATtagggatgggaagattgagagtGAGAGGATGCCATGGGAGGAGAGCAGGGTGGTGCAGGGGTGGATTGATaaggtgaggaaggaagggccGACCAAAACTGCCAAGTTGGTGGGGACTGCTGGACAATAGATTGGGAAGTGGCAAGTAATAAGTGTCGAAGGCCCTTGTGAAATAAATGAGATGTAGGAAGCTAAAACGAATATGCGACATCGTTGTTACTGCTTTTTCATCTAAGCCGTATACATGTCGCCAATTTCAGCTACCAAGCTCATGATTCGACCTGCTAAATGGCTTAACATAGAAGGGTCTTGTAACTCGTGCCAGAAATGAGACTGACTAGTAACTTGAATCCGGTTCTTTTCTACATTACGTGCCATCTTCACTACTTACAGCTGCCGTCTTTCTATAACAGCAGCATGGAGGTGATATGTACGATTGTAACCGCTATTGTGCATTCAATTCCGCTACAGTGTGGGGTCATATCGATAAGAAACCGCGATCTGGAAGACGCATTCCTCTCTGGCTCTTCCCGTTGTTTCTGCTCATACTCTTTAGAATTCAATACGGTTATAGCGGAGAATATGGCAGCGGCGACGGCTCCTGCTGACTGGCTTACTTACCACTAGACATCTCTGTAATCGTAAGCTACTCTAGGAGTCCTCTAGGGCATATGATTGTATGACATACACATAACATATCTCTACAAGATAATAATGTCTATCCGATTCACAACTTCCAATATGTATAACAAAAACAGCTATCCCACTCTCCTCTATCCACCCACTCAACAGCCGAAGCTGTTCCCTCATCCCCGGCCAACAGACGTCCATCTGCTCCCGAGTCACCAACTTCACCCGCACCCCGAGGAGACGGTCCCTAAACGCCGCCAACGTAAGCTCGCCCGACTCTGGGTCGATATCTTCAAGGTCGATATCGACGGGGTCGGACTTGTTGACTATTAGGGGGGGATCGTCGGGGGGATCGTCAAGGATAAGAGCTCCCTTATTGGAGTCGAAGGACGTGTCAAACGACGAGTCCAACTGTCCAGAGGAGTCACTGTCGACAGAGGAGGGAGCCCTAGAGCATTTGGCCCCTACAGTAGATTCGTAAGCGTAACTTCACCATGAAAGATTATAAGGTGCTCACGGTCATTAGAGAGGTGGAAGGCCATGATGGACGTCTTCATGTCCAACATTTCCTCAGGAGCGGATAGCCTCTCCAGGCCCCTCCTGAACTCTTGCGGTGCAGTGGACGTTCGAGTGTCAAACGCCTCAGCAcgacgagaagaggagcctCCACCTGCTTTGAAGTTTTTCATCAACTGCACCCATGTGTTCTCTGAGATAGTATTTCGCAGTGGCACACAGCCGGATGACCAGCCAGACGGGCACGTGTCGCCCACAAGTGCGGAATAAAACACTCAGTTCGTCAAAGCTCGCATCCAAATGTCTATGTTTACGtccagctcttcatcccataTCCTTGACAGCATTGGTGGGAAAGCGTTGATGTTGGCGACGACATCAGTGGTAGGATTTACGGGTCTTGGAATGTGGGCGGTCGGGAAAGCTGTGGGGGATTCCCAAAACAAGCCTGCCGACTTTGCCGTCAAAATGAGACAACAACTCGTTCTTTCCATGCCTCAATTAGTTACGAGCGTCAACAGACccggaaggagaggataCAGATACGTACCGTTGATCCAATGCGGGTTGGTTTGTTACCTTGAAGAGTAGAGGTAAAGTCGAATGCGGCCGGTATGTTGTGTTGTAGAGGAGAGTAAAGTCGGATGCAGTCCGGAGGGTCACACGGACGTCTTGGAGGGTATTGCGTGACACATCTCTGCTAGGCTCAATTTAGCCTGACAGGCGATAAGAAAGTGGTGTTTAGCGGATGGATGAGAGTGGTGAAAGCCGTTAAGAGATTGGGAACGATCGAGAAACGACGGGCGGAGTATGGAATAGCATAATAACGCGGCCAACTTACTTTACTTCCGCGATTCGTCACCCAACGACTCTCTTCAACCTTTGTTTTGCCTCTTGCGTCAAAGCTCTCCGCCCTTTATCCGCTTGCTCTCGTGCTCTACCAGGGATGCCCTCCTTATTGGACCTTGACTCACCGCCCAGCCATCAATATGCCTCGTGAGCCGCAAACCACCGAACGTCCACCCCCTCCTGCTCCCGAACATCGGGCTCAGGGTATCGGGGACCTGCTTGAACGCGAGTATATGCCGACGAGCGCCAGCTGGAAAAAACAGTCTTACGAGAAACTTTTCGACTCCTTGCTATATGATTCAACCAGAGAGGACGAATATAGAACACGGATGCTCCGTTTATTCTCCATCGAATATCGTTGGGTAGGCGGACCTGGCCGTCGTTATGGGGATATCGACCTTCAGTTGCAGGACATGGGCTATTTGACGAGCCGCGATATGTCAATGCCATTTTCGGAAACGGACGCAAGTGAGGTAATAAATCAGTTGAGGCCCTCCAAGGCGAGAACAAACAGCGGTAGGTCCAGAATCTTTTGAAGCCGGCCGTCTCTGACATACCTTTTCTAGCAGCCGAGGAGAGTGAGTAGTCTTATGTTCTTCCAGAATTTTGCGGCATCGTTTTTGTGCTGACTTAATTATCCTATCATCTAAAGGCCCCTTTCGTAGTCGACCAAGTTCGCTTACGGCCGGTATCCGAGTTCCCGATATTGCGatagttttctcttatGTACATCCGAAAGCCGAAGCGGAGGGTTCGGAATCCAAATCAACAGGCTCAAAAAAGAAAGCAATTAGGTCGCAATCCATCTGGCTCGCCGCCGAATTCAAGGTCTACGAACTTCTTAGGAATGGCCTTCCCTCCAATCCATCCTCAGCCAACAGTCGGAGTAAAGTTTGCTTAGGGCAATGTCTCATGCATTTGGATGCGGGGTATCAGATGTTCCGCTTGCTCCGGGCTTTAGCAGTCTGTGGTACCAGATTTGCCAGAGTCTGGACACTTTCTAATCGTCCTGGAGGTAGGACTTTCGCAGTTGAAACCAGTCGTCCTCTTGGCAATAGCGACCCTATGGTTGCTGCCGACTTTTTTAACCAAGTCAATCTCGACCTCTTTCCGCACAATCTCATCATTCCATCACCTTCCACGGACAGTTTTGCCATCGATTACCAGAAATGTGAACTTCTCGAGCGCACTTTGTCTCGTGTTTGTGACAGTATCCTTTCGCATACTATCGAATCAGCTCTCCAACCCCGCTATGAAGGCGCTTTTGACCATGGCACAGAGGCCGATCCGTCTGCCTTCACAACCGAATTTCTTCGCGATGTTGAAGAGTTTGCTTGCCAAGCTCGTCCCACActcaagaagaggagagcggggaaagaggaagtagCCCAAGATAGAACATTTCAACGTAGGGATGGATCCGGTGGCGGTTCAAATCAAGGCAGAGACAGTGATAATGGAAAAGGTCCAAGGAGCGGTGGTGGAAAGCGGGTGAGACGGGGTGGCTCTGGTCAAAATAGCCAAACTAAGGGCCAAGTTCAAGGTGGCTCTGGCCAAAGTGGTCAAAACAAGGACCAAGTTGGTACGAAAAATAGTGGTGGGTGGGAAGATGGTttgggagagaaagagaggagttTGGATCCATTGCTCAAGGTCGTCGAGAAGCAGGATCGGAAACAGTGTGAGTATATTACATCAATTTGTGGCCTAAATGTTTAATTTTCTTTCTGTAGATTTCGCCAAGTGGCAAAGTCAACtgccttcatctccctcctcttaCTATCCCTTGCCATCCAATAATGACCGAAACAAAGACAAGGAGGCTATATTTATCGATTATACCAATACTATGGGCCGCTCAACCTACTATCAGGTCTCATTTATCACCAGGGCTGTAGAGATGCTCAAGATGGAGATTATCCCTATATCAACTGCAAGGATGGACAACCTTTATTCTGGACAGATTACCTCCCAGCATGTTCTCACGGATCCTGGCTGGGACGCTGCCATCAGCGAACCGTTTTCCTCAAGGGCTCTGCAGACTCTTCCCCACAACAAACTACTACCCGTTTTACCCCTGTTATTTCCTCACAAACCTCCCATAAGTATGATCAGTGGCAGTGAAAATGCAAAGAATCCTCCTGGTCTACCCCTGTAGGCTGGCGCAGCTATCAATTTGCAGGATTTATCATCTCGCTTCAATCTTGAGGGTGAAAGGTTAAATGCGGAACTGTTGACAATGCTTACTGCGAGGAACGAGGTACAatcatttccttcaggtCCCAATACTTTATTATCTTTGTTAACAGTCATCATGGGCTACCGCTGTACTTACTCAATTATCTGAGACTACACAAGCAAACATCGATTCCACTCTTACTGATTTCACAACGACTACAGAATACAATGGCGAAGAAGCACCCAGCATCTCACGCGACAGCAACCAAAGTATGTATTTTTTTctacatcatccatcatttTTAGTAGTCTCACTGATCGAAACTCCATATAGACATATTAGGTAGCCCTCCAGATCTTGTTCAAGATAGTAAAAAACACGATGCGACATCTTCGGTGCGACAGGTAAATGCCCAGCAATATCATGGGAGAGCACGAATCTTGAGTGCTTACATCTCAATGACCCCAGCGTCGCCAGCCCACTTTTTGCAGTTAAATGACCCAGCTTTCAATTATTGTGCCATTTGTTATCCATTTATACActggaaaaaaagaacaaagCTTTCGGGGGGTTAATCTTAGGATTGTGCTTAATTAAAGAGCGGCGAACACTTGCGGCACAAGGGAGTTGTGGTCTTGGCGGAACGTGCCGTACTTTCCGGAGACCAACCACTTCACGTTTTTGCAATCCTGATTGTTTTGAAATGAAGAACGTTCAATACCGAAATAACGTTGCTATAGACTCATATCATATGTACAACCCAACTCACATAAAGAATAATAATTACAAAGGAGGCAATAGATGTAGGGGATGCGGCTAATAAGCCGGCGTTAGTCTACCCAACTATGTTGCCCATCCCAAACATCCTAAATAATTAGGACTTCAGCCCGCCGTATGTCAAAGTAGTAGTGGTGCTAGGTACGGGATAAAGTGGGCGGTGAGAGTCGCCTTTGAGTTGAGTATCATGCCAAACCGTCCCTTCTGAGATTGTGATCTGGGGTTGTCCTAAAGTTTACGCTTATGCAATGTCGGGTTTTCAGTATTTATGTATATATGTGCTGACGATGCCATGAAAGCTTTCTTTCCGGGAAAAGGTGAGCCGATAAGACCATTTTTGGAGTCAGGCACGAGGCACGAGGCAGGATGCCCAGAGCAACTCAATTCTAGCCTTTATCCAACTGAATCCTTCCGCTGCCGGTCTCTCAAGTCCGGTAGCTTACGTAGTTTGTACGTATACCAGATTGTGGATAATACTCAGTAGTAGTCGCAATACTTGTACAGCTTCCAAAACAAAGTGTCTCCGCAGGCGATTTAACTATCCCGCTCACATGGTTTTCTTCATAGCAAATATACACTTCTACAACAAGTTCGCACCACGACGTTCATCCAGGGGAGAGGCCCTCCTAAGGGATAACAGCTATCACTAGTGAAATAAGAGCGACACGGCTTTCTACTACATTCTTCTACAGCAAGACGTTCGCTATTTGCCATTCGCCGCTTTATACTGTATCGTGACTATACCTCTGTTCACCTCACTCTAGTGGGGCTTCTCGAACAGCTCTCTTCCCAATTCATCTCCAATCACCACCCCACGCCTTCGTTAATCACACAAGATGCTCACTCTACGCTCTCTACGCATCGACACCAGGCAAATGGACTATACTCACCATCGCCATAACTACGACTACACCCTCCCAAAATCTACTCTTATCTCCCTCATAATCGGCGTTGGCACATTCGCCATTGCATCTATACTGGTTGTTTTCTCCCTCCGACTGTATTTCAAGAGACGGCCGCTTAGACAAGTTCAAGTTAGGAGTGGAAGCGTCGGAGATTtgagagagatgatgagagagtATCTCGATGAAGGAGTAAAGGGAAATGAAGGGACAAAACCTGAGATgtgggaggtggagatgaaaTATGAGGACGAGATTACTCAGGTAAGTCGAATGctacttcttccctccGCTTCGATTTAGTATACTGAGCACTAAGCAATACTGATCATACCTGTCTTAGCCACTCACACTTCGCGAGCCGACTTCTACTCGTCCGCACCTCGTTCAACCTGATATTTCGAAAGCGATATCCATTTTTATCGCTTTCCCTGCTCCTTCTTATTCCTCTGGCCCTTACGGGCTCCCAGAGATCGTACTCGGCACAGCGATTTTCCATCAATCGACATTGTCGTCCACAATCTCCCGCTTTTCGGAGAACGAAAAGACTCTTTCAAGAAATACATCAGAGGAGGGGAGTTATGTAATGAAAGATAAGAATACAGAGAAAGACGGGACAAACATCGTCGTTCAGGCTTTGGAATACGTCTGACCAGGTCAGATAGAACAACgttgaaaaaaagagaaagggcaCAGGAAAGGGAATCATGTGGGTCTGTGGGTCGAGAGTGGATCTTATTGTCGCGattgtcatcatcatgactTCGTTTAATGTTCATGTTGTAATTAATACGCTCTATGTTGTAACGTATCTATGATATTATGTTTGGGTAAAGGGTATAGGAGGGATCAAAATCATCTATGCTATCACGTAGTCTAATTTATTCCTTCtacctcatcctctttccctcccttcggtctcttcctcttcattttcgTCTGTGAAATCTTCGATTTTGAGACGGTTCGATCCCTCACatctcattctcttccacgtcctcatcatcctcgggTTTTTGTACAGCCCTCCCATGCCCCCTTCTAACTACAGCCAACATGTTCCTCCAGCCCGTAGTCACATCGTCACTGTCAGATATACTACCATTTGCACTCGTCCATGCCGAAGGTCTTCCGGTTCGGGGAAGCGTTATTGGGCAGTTGAAAGTAGTGGTGGCGGTGGTAAGGGCACATATGAGGAGTACCGTATCGTGAAGAATTTGTGTAACTCGGCGTTCGTTTTCAGATGGTGATATAGATCGGCAAAAGAGTTCCCATTGTCATATTGCGATTGTCATCACTTCTGTTCGTCAGTATGTAAggtcttcctcctcctcttccattgtCAGCAACGTCGGTATACTTCAGTGGTCAGTCCTTGGACGACCATGTTCTTCGTAACCTACATCATCGTACCTTTCCATCATTCATGGATTTTTTGCTCCCCACGATTTTCGACCAGTTAAATGATAATTGCGAGAGCTTATCATTGGGCTCGTTGGCTATATCGTTATCATCAGACATATTATGACTTCCAGTTGTTAGGACTTTTTAAATGGTATAGATAATCTAGATAaccctttttccctttaTTGTCCCTATATCTACTCGAATTTGTCGTGTCAAGTACAGTACTTTTATATAAGAATTTACTTTCTTGGAACCTATTCATTCTCCGCCCCAAAGAAGGTATGATATCGTTATTTTCAGCGAACTCACATTTCTATCACTTGCAAGTTCTCTAAAAAGAAACGCTTGGAAGGACATAAGATTGGTTACGGCCTTTATGAGGGGCCTAAAGGAAAGAACTAAACAAAATAGCGGTCTAAAGTGATATGAGCATAGCTTCATTATTCCATTATTAAAGGAGGTCAAGATTTCGGGAGAAGTGGCTGAAGACTTGTTCTCTGACCATACATATGTGGACGTCCAAGTCGTAGAGCCTGCAATGCTTGACGGCTCGATGGTTTCCGTGGCTTCGGtgatatcctccacctcaatAGTTTCTGCAGCTTATATAACACTGCATTAGTAGCCGGTTtattggagaaggaggtgcATGAGAATTCTGAGAGTTCGCAGCTGATTTCGTCAGGCATGGCGACCTGTGATCTTTTGCAGTAATGCAGGCTGTTTCATGTTTGCTCCACTTTGCCAGGAATACTCGCATGCATATATCCCGTATGGCTCTACCCACACGcagatcatcttccttttgaAGCATGCAGCTGTGTTAGAAAGCGAAATTATGCCGCTCTGTTGTTTTCTGTGTTGGAAGGATAGTCATTCAAAAGAGATCATAGAACCGGGGTGTTCTTTAGCATGGTAATAAAAACCTGTAGGtcaaaagatggaaaggataCTGATAGGAAACATTGTTTTCATGCAGCAATGGGAACCGATCGCTACCGAATTCGAATTAGGGTTGATCCGATTTGATATGGTTACTTGCTCCTACCCACCTAGACACAAACTGTGGTCATCCTTCCTCTGAGATCATTTGAGTTGTTTGCTGTTTCATGCCATTGTTATACTGATACAATTACGACTAGATACCATCACGTCGAGGAATGGGAAGAGTATGCCATGCTCCGTCGTTGGGAGTATTTATCGTGGCAGTGACGTCGCGGCGAAATACTTACGCTTCCAAATCAGTTTACGTAATCAATCACTGCAAGCTGGTTTGGGCTTTGCTTATCCGCAACTCCCGCAACGGCGGGCTCGTCGCTCTTCCTTGACTCTTGACATTTCAAACTATTGCTGTACCCCCTCATATCACCAGCCAATCAACAGACCTGACGCAATCTAGACTCAAGAGACAGGAAGGTCaacagaagaaaaaaaacgCGATGGCCAGCACAATCCTCCCCCTCGAACTTGTCGACAGATGTATCGGCTCCCCTATCTGGGtcttgatgaagaatgaaCGAGAGTTTACTGGGACTCTGATGGGTTTCGATGACTATGTTAGTGAGTAATACTTCAATTTATCTGGTGACCAAAAGAtgtttgggtttgggtaaAGCTTTGAGCTTATGATATattccatttccttttAGACATGGTTTTGAAAGATGTCAAGGAATAGTCAGTTTAATTCCTTAATCAAAACAATCTATTTCAACAGATTGAAGAGATGTGCTGATCAAGGAAATTCCTGTTGGTTGTTGACG
The nucleotide sequence above comes from Cryptococcus neoformans var. grubii H99 chromosome 1, complete sequence. Encoded proteins:
- a CDS encoding U6 snRNA-associated Sm-like protein LSm5; this encodes MASTILPLELVDRCIGSPIWVLMKNEREFTGTLMGFDDYVNMVLKDVKEYEVTASGITETDLGDTLLNGNNIAMLIPGGKGPKA